In Prosthecomicrobium sp. N25, one DNA window encodes the following:
- a CDS encoding AzlC family ABC transporter permease translates to MIWRRRDPTPPVFPDEEPTVVVRPPAPPPTALAWLTRGALAAVDASTVVPVLNYLAFGTLAREVGLGLPETVLVAAGVWWVSGQVVLATAIQHNMMLAPTALSVFLAGIPLMPMVLSVLPLFGGRARRLWLSIPLAQTVASVPWATAQRRLPALPEAARPVYFAGYAAAFMGACVAAAILAHLLAAGLPGPVRALLVFVLPMHLLFAALGSARDATAWIAIVLGLVLGPALRPWLADFTLMGVGLGAGTLAFFAVRLWRRLFPRVVP, encoded by the coding sequence ATGATCTGGCGCCGCCGCGACCCCACGCCACCGGTCTTCCCCGACGAGGAGCCGACCGTCGTCGTCCGCCCGCCCGCCCCGCCGCCGACGGCCCTCGCCTGGCTCACCCGCGGGGCGCTCGCCGCGGTCGACGCGAGCACGGTCGTGCCGGTGCTGAACTATCTCGCCTTCGGCACGCTCGCCCGGGAGGTGGGCCTCGGCCTGCCTGAGACCGTCCTCGTCGCCGCCGGGGTATGGTGGGTCTCGGGCCAGGTGGTCCTGGCGACCGCCATCCAGCACAACATGATGCTCGCGCCCACGGCGCTCTCGGTCTTCCTCGCCGGCATCCCGCTGATGCCGATGGTCCTCTCGGTTCTGCCGCTATTCGGCGGCCGGGCGCGGCGGCTCTGGCTGTCGATCCCGCTCGCCCAGACGGTCGCGAGCGTGCCATGGGCCACGGCCCAGCGGCGATTGCCGGCGCTGCCCGAGGCTGCCCGGCCGGTCTATTTCGCGGGCTACGCGGCCGCCTTCATGGGTGCCTGCGTGGCCGCCGCGATCCTCGCCCACCTGCTCGCCGCCGGCCTGCCGGGACCGGTGCGCGCGCTGCTCGTCTTCGTGCTGCCCATGCACCTGCTCTTCGCCGCGCTCGGCTCCGCGCGCGACGCGACGGCCTGGATCGCCATCGTCCTGGGCCTGGTGCTCGGGCCGGCGCTCCGCCCGTGGCTTGCGGACTTCACGCTGATGGGGGTCGGCCTCGGCGCGGGCACGCTCGCCTTCTTCGCCGTCCGCCTGTGGCGCCGACTCTTCCCGCGGGTGGTGCCGTGA
- a CDS encoding AzlD domain-containing protein: protein MTAVLGDAAEVGPLLFVLVAGIGATLTWRLAAVLVGARLDAAHPVFEWARAVAGAIVAAQAAILVVDPMGAVAGLTLTLRLSAVTAGFLAYHFTGRNVLLGVAVGDAVVLLALVAG from the coding sequence GTGACGGCGGTCCTGGGCGACGCGGCCGAGGTCGGCCCCTTGCTGTTCGTGCTCGTCGCCGGCATCGGGGCGACCCTGACATGGCGGCTCGCCGCCGTGCTGGTCGGCGCGCGCCTGGACGCGGCCCACCCGGTCTTCGAGTGGGCCCGGGCGGTGGCGGGCGCCATCGTCGCCGCGCAGGCCGCGATCCTCGTCGTCGACCCCATGGGGGCGGTCGCCGGCCTCACCCTGACTCTGCGGCTGTCGGCCGTTACGGCCGGCTTCCTCGCCTATCACTTCACCGGCCGGAACGTCCTGCTCGGCGTCGCGGTCGGCGATGCCGTCGTGCTGCTGGCGCTCGTGGCGGGCTGA
- a CDS encoding HIT family protein, whose amino-acid sequence MSEAYDDANVFARILRGEIPCHKLYEDERTFAFMDIMPAVDGHALVIPKARVRNVLDCPAEDLAAVILTVQRLARAAREAFKADGVTIQQFNEAAGGQEVFHLHFHVMPRQMGERVRPLPRPYADKEILAAHAEMIRARL is encoded by the coding sequence ATGTCCGAAGCCTATGACGATGCCAATGTTTTCGCCCGGATCCTGAGGGGCGAGATCCCCTGCCACAAGCTCTACGAGGACGAGCGGACCTTCGCCTTCATGGACATCATGCCGGCGGTGGACGGCCACGCCCTGGTCATCCCGAAGGCGCGGGTGCGCAACGTGCTGGACTGTCCGGCGGAAGACCTCGCGGCGGTGATCCTGACCGTCCAGCGGCTCGCGCGCGCCGCCCGGGAGGCCTTCAAGGCGGACGGGGTGACGATCCAGCAGTTCAACGAGGCGGCGGGGGGACAGGAGGTGTTCCACCTGCATTTCCACGTCATGCCGCGGCAGATGGGCGAGCGCGTCCGACCCCTTCCCCGCCCCTACGCCGACAAGGAGATCCTCGCCGCGCATGCGGAGATGATCCGCGCCCGGCTCTGA